From Candidatus Aminicenantes bacterium, one genomic window encodes:
- a CDS encoding thioesterase, with the protein MVETIHRKTFNVRNIDIDGSGLIHPISFIDYILEAAGEHAGLGGLAVTDLFRKGLTWVLSRFHIEFRRYPVWGRDVVIETWPSGRQPLYAVRDYVITDADGPLALATSSWLIVDLKTRRPARTAEHLEGFPLLEKRALDDDFAALPALGREDGRKEFPVFFSDIDLNRHVTASVYMHRAMETVPDEILFHRRPASLEVNFRGEAFYGDRLLSRIEQLEGGEPVRFLHRLSRAADDKELTLLRTSWSEL; encoded by the coding sequence ATGGTCGAGACGATTCACCGAAAAACATTCAACGTTCGGAACATCGACATCGACGGCAGCGGCCTCATCCACCCCATTTCGTTCATCGACTATATCCTGGAGGCCGCCGGCGAACATGCCGGGCTGGGGGGCTTGGCCGTGACCGACCTGTTCCGCAAGGGCTTGACCTGGGTCCTATCGCGTTTCCATATCGAGTTTCGGCGCTACCCGGTATGGGGCAGGGACGTTGTGATCGAGACCTGGCCGTCGGGCCGCCAGCCCCTCTACGCGGTCCGCGATTACGTCATCACCGACGCGGACGGTCCCCTGGCCCTGGCCACGTCATCCTGGCTCATCGTCGACCTCAAGACCCGGCGCCCGGCCAGGACGGCCGAGCACCTGGAAGGATTCCCTTTACTCGAAAAGCGCGCCCTGGACGACGACTTCGCCGCCCTCCCCGCCTTGGGCCGGGAGGACGGGCGCAAGGAATTTCCCGTCTTTTTCTCCGACATCGACCTCAACCGCCATGTCACGGCGTCCGTCTACATGCACCGGGCCATGGAGACGGTCCCCGACGAGATCCTGTTCCATCGCCGCCCGGCCTCGCTCGAGGTCAACTTCCGCGGCGAGGCCTTTTACGGCGACCGCCTCCTGAGCCGGATCGAACAGCTCGAGGGCGGCGAGCCCGTCCGCTTCCTGCATCGGCTGTCCCGGGCCGCCGACGACAAGGAGCTGACTCTCCTGCGGACTTCCTGGTCCGAGCTTTAA
- a CDS encoding glycosyl hydrolase, translating into MTLRRPSLPGLILLSIAAALIALAACAEKPAPLPAGLPKPPTRLADLQPLFADPPAEYRSAPLWVWNDRVTEAEIDEQLADFKAKGIGGVFVHPRPGLITPYLTPEWIGLFQHAVEKGKSLGMKIWIYDENSYPSGFAGGHVPAAMPDAARSGLRMTKMEALPAAFESEPVVVLRRTDAGFEDITARLKTEKFGPGAYIVYDINAQKPSPWFGGYTYVDIMRPDVTAKFLELTLDPYKAAFGAEFGAAVPGSFQDEAEISPAGGQGMTVLNWTPRLFAAFQAKFGYDLRPSLPSLTDDVGDFKAVRHDFYALLLDLFIEGWAKPYFEYAQKNNLAFTGHYWEHEWPRPVSSPDNLAMAAWSHMPGIDILMNDFQRDTHAQFGNARAVKEIRSAANQMGLPRTMSETYGAGGWDLTFFDQKRIADWELALGVNFINQHLSYVTIMGARKRDHPQSFSYHEPWWGDYKMMGDYLGRLSLVVSSGRQDNRILVLEPTTTAWMHHKPGGDTDAIKAIGKDFQAFVDELEAAQVEYDLGSEDTLRAHGRVDGKTLRIGPQTYDVVVLPPGLENLERPSVDLLGKLLAKGGRVLALVPAPAFVAGRPDKAVADLAAKHAEQWMTATPAEAPAKLAEILAPALRFTVAGAPAAMPNMLFHHRRTFADGELVFLANIDPAAGIAGELAGPGKSVSRWDPLTGKIEPYPSQAADNSLKAAFNLPPGGSLVLVLSPEPATPVPAPANLEWADAAPGAKTVIARAGGNILTLDYCDLTVGGKTEKDLYFYDAQLKTYRAHGLDRNPWDSAVQYKTNILDKDKFAADSGFEATFHFRVAPGVAPAALVAVIERPGLFHVSCNGKPVEPKPGEWWLDKAFGVFPLTVKPGDNTITLKAAPFTIHSELEPIYLVGDFAVKGEAKGFQVVPPAALSLGPWSGQGMPMESGRVDYSKTIDVPAEGPGAARYRVALGAWLGAEAEIRVNGKKAGLIAFAPFELDITGSLQPGRNEVTVAVIGTLKNTLGPFHNNPQLGRAWPGSFQQGAKGGRPAGKDYSVVGYGLFEDFKVQKTR; encoded by the coding sequence ATGACGCTTCGCCGCCCGTCCCTTCCCGGTCTGATCCTGCTCTCGATCGCCGCCGCCCTGATCGCCTTGGCGGCTTGCGCCGAAAAGCCTGCGCCCCTGCCGGCCGGCCTGCCCAAGCCGCCCACACGCCTGGCCGACCTGCAGCCGCTCTTCGCCGACCCCCCGGCCGAATACCGCAGCGCCCCGCTGTGGGTCTGGAACGATCGCGTGACCGAGGCGGAGATCGACGAGCAATTGGCCGACTTCAAAGCCAAAGGCATCGGCGGCGTGTTCGTCCACCCGCGCCCCGGCCTGATCACTCCTTACCTCACGCCGGAATGGATCGGCCTCTTCCAGCACGCGGTCGAGAAGGGCAAGTCCCTGGGGATGAAGATCTGGATCTACGACGAGAACTCCTATCCCTCCGGATTCGCCGGCGGGCACGTTCCCGCGGCCATGCCCGACGCCGCCCGGTCCGGGCTGCGGATGACCAAGATGGAGGCGCTTCCGGCCGCTTTCGAGAGCGAGCCGGTCGTCGTCCTGCGCCGCACGGACGCGGGCTTCGAGGACATCACGGCCCGGCTGAAGACCGAGAAGTTCGGCCCGGGCGCCTACATCGTCTATGACATCAACGCCCAGAAACCCAGCCCCTGGTTCGGCGGATATACCTATGTCGATATCATGCGGCCTGACGTCACGGCCAAGTTTCTCGAGCTGACCCTCGACCCTTATAAGGCCGCCTTCGGGGCCGAGTTCGGGGCCGCGGTGCCCGGCTCCTTCCAGGACGAGGCCGAGATCAGCCCGGCCGGCGGCCAGGGCATGACCGTCCTCAACTGGACGCCGCGGCTCTTCGCCGCCTTCCAGGCCAAGTTCGGCTACGACTTGCGGCCGAGCCTACCTTCGCTGACGGACGACGTCGGCGATTTCAAGGCCGTCCGCCACGACTTCTACGCCCTGCTCCTGGACCTCTTCATCGAGGGCTGGGCCAAGCCCTACTTCGAGTATGCCCAGAAGAACAACCTGGCTTTCACCGGCCATTATTGGGAGCACGAATGGCCGCGGCCGGTCAGCAGCCCGGACAACCTGGCTATGGCCGCCTGGTCCCACATGCCCGGCATCGACATCCTGATGAACGACTTCCAGCGCGACACCCACGCCCAATTCGGCAACGCCCGGGCCGTCAAGGAAATCCGCAGCGCCGCCAACCAGATGGGTCTGCCGCGGACGATGTCCGAAACCTACGGCGCCGGCGGTTGGGATCTGACCTTCTTCGACCAGAAGCGGATCGCCGACTGGGAGCTGGCCCTAGGCGTCAACTTCATCAATCAGCATCTTTCCTACGTCACCATCATGGGCGCCCGCAAGCGCGATCACCCGCAGTCGTTCTCCTACCACGAGCCTTGGTGGGGCGACTATAAGATGATGGGGGATTACTTGGGCCGACTGTCGCTGGTTGTCTCCTCCGGCCGGCAGGACAACCGGATCCTGGTCCTGGAGCCGACTACAACCGCCTGGATGCATCATAAGCCCGGCGGGGATACCGACGCCATCAAGGCCATCGGCAAGGACTTCCAGGCCTTCGTTGACGAGCTCGAAGCGGCCCAGGTCGAATACGACCTGGGGAGCGAGGATACTCTGCGGGCTCACGGCCGGGTCGACGGCAAGACCCTGCGGATCGGGCCGCAAACCTATGATGTCGTCGTCCTCCCACCCGGGTTGGAAAACCTGGAAAGGCCCTCCGTCGATCTGCTCGGGAAGCTCCTGGCCAAGGGCGGACGCGTTCTGGCTCTTGTCCCGGCGCCTGCTTTTGTCGCCGGCCGTCCCGACAAGGCCGTGGCCGACCTGGCTGCCAAGCATGCCGAACAATGGATGACGGCGACACCCGCCGAGGCGCCGGCCAAGCTGGCCGAAATCCTGGCCCCGGCCCTGCGTTTCACCGTCGCAGGCGCGCCTGCCGCCATGCCCAACATGCTCTTCCACCACCGTCGGACCTTCGCCGACGGGGAGCTCGTCTTCCTGGCCAACATCGATCCGGCGGCGGGAATCGCCGGCGAGCTTGCGGGGCCCGGCAAGTCCGTGAGCCGCTGGGACCCTCTGACCGGCAAGATCGAACCGTATCCCAGCCAAGCAGCGGACAATAGCCTAAAGGCGGCTTTTAACCTTCCCCCGGGCGGCAGCTTGGTCCTGGTGCTCTCGCCCGAACCCGCAACGCCCGTGCCGGCTCCCGCCAACCTGGAATGGGCGGACGCCGCTCCCGGCGCCAAGACCGTGATCGCCCGGGCGGGCGGCAACATTCTGACCCTGGATTACTGCGACCTGACCGTGGGCGGCAAGACTGAGAAGGATCTCTACTTCTACGACGCCCAGCTTAAAACCTACCGAGCCCACGGCCTGGACCGCAACCCCTGGGACAGCGCCGTCCAGTACAAGACCAACATCCTGGACAAGGACAAGTTCGCGGCCGATTCGGGCTTCGAGGCGACGTTCCATTTCCGGGTAGCGCCCGGCGTCGCTCCGGCCGCGCTTGTCGCCGTGATCGAACGGCCCGGCCTCTTCCATGTCTCCTGCAACGGCAAGCCCGTCGAGCCCAAGCCCGGCGAGTGGTGGCTGGACAAGGCCTTCGGGGTCTTCCCCCTGACCGTCAAGCCGGGTGATAACACGATCACGCTCAAGGCGGCGCCGTTCACCATTCACAGCGAGCTCGAACCGATCTATTTGGTGGGCGATTTCGCCGTCAAGGGCGAAGCCAAGGGATTCCAGGTCGTGCCGCCGGCAGCCCTGTCGTTGGGGCCCTGGAGCGGGCAGGGGATGCCCATGGAAAGCGGCCGGGTGGATTACTCCAAAACGATCGACGTGCCGGCCGAGGGACCGGGGGCCGCCCGCTACCGCGTGGCCCTGGGCGCCTGGCTGGGCGCGGAAGCTGAAATTCGGGTCAACGGCAAGAAGGCCGGCCTGATCGCCTTCGCCCCCTTCGAGCTGGACATCACCGGATCGCTTCAGCCGGGGCGAAACGAAGTCACCGTGGCCGTCATCGGGACGCTCAAGAACACCCTGGGACCCTTCCACAACAATCCCCAGCTCGGCCGGGCCTGGCCGGGATCGTTCCAGCAGGGCGCTAAAGGCGGCCGTCCGGCCGGCAAGGACTACTCCGTCGTCGGCTACGGGCTGTTTGAGGATTTCAAGGTCCAGAAGACGCGCTGA
- a CDS encoding C45 family autoproteolytic acyltransferase/hydrolase produces the protein MPLTRRRFVIVAILLAAALSFAACGPKAAPPAPAAAGAADPRLQASSREDLGGWVFVHLRGTPREIGFQHGWHLAAEIDDLLKTMAFYFPKAANRDWAFFREAAERMFWPKLDQEYKDEIEGIAEGLKARRPELGYDRIDITALNGWIELAWYYIPWLDEKAKPGAGDNKAPAYCSAFVAVGGYTKDGGVVMAHNNWTEYILGQRWNVVLDIVPSQGQRILMDAMPGYIHSGDDFVVNGAGLLYTETTMAQYKGFREDGTPEFARARKAAQYGASIDDFVKFMTTDSNGAYANDWLVGDLNAGEIARVEVGLKSHRVWRTKDGYYVGANFPVGEQVIAEETTFDPKNTKQSVCVRRTRWEQLMKENKGTIDADKAMAFMGDHIDASTGAAADNANVLCGHVEGDAKGLPEFSWAPHYPGGAVQGKVTTGALAKGLKLWGRMGHPCGRDFVAAEFVKARPEWAWQIPYLKDMKANPWTLFEAKK, from the coding sequence ATGCCGCTAACCCGCCGCCGCTTCGTAATCGTCGCCATCCTGCTCGCCGCCGCCCTGTCGTTCGCGGCCTGCGGACCGAAAGCCGCCCCGCCCGCTCCGGCCGCCGCCGGCGCCGCCGATCCCCGGCTGCAAGCCTCCTCGCGCGAGGACCTCGGCGGCTGGGTCTTCGTCCATCTTCGGGGAACGCCCCGCGAGATCGGGTTCCAGCACGGCTGGCACTTGGCCGCGGAAATCGACGATTTGCTAAAGACCATGGCCTTCTACTTCCCCAAGGCGGCCAACCGGGACTGGGCCTTCTTCCGGGAGGCGGCCGAGCGGATGTTCTGGCCCAAGCTGGACCAGGAATACAAGGACGAGATCGAAGGTATCGCCGAAGGCTTGAAAGCCCGCCGGCCCGAGCTCGGCTACGACCGGATCGACATCACAGCCCTCAACGGCTGGATCGAGCTGGCCTGGTATTACATCCCTTGGCTGGACGAAAAGGCCAAGCCCGGGGCGGGCGACAACAAGGCCCCGGCCTACTGCAGCGCCTTCGTGGCCGTCGGCGGCTACACCAAGGACGGCGGCGTCGTGATGGCCCACAACAATTGGACCGAGTATATCCTGGGCCAGCGCTGGAACGTCGTTCTGGACATCGTTCCATCTCAAGGTCAACGCATACTTATGGACGCCATGCCCGGCTATATCCACAGCGGCGACGATTTCGTCGTCAACGGGGCCGGCCTGCTCTACACCGAGACGACCATGGCCCAGTATAAGGGCTTTCGCGAGGATGGCACCCCCGAATTCGCTCGAGCCCGCAAGGCCGCCCAATACGGGGCTTCGATCGATGATTTCGTCAAATTCATGACAACGGACAGCAACGGCGCCTACGCCAACGACTGGCTGGTCGGCGACCTCAACGCCGGCGAGATCGCCCGGGTCGAGGTCGGCCTTAAGAGCCATCGCGTCTGGCGGACGAAGGACGGCTATTATGTCGGGGCCAACTTCCCGGTCGGTGAGCAGGTTATTGCCGAAGAGACGACGTTCGACCCCAAGAACACCAAGCAGTCGGTCTGCGTCCGGCGGACCCGTTGGGAACAATTGATGAAGGAGAACAAGGGGACGATCGACGCCGACAAGGCCATGGCCTTTATGGGCGATCACATCGACGCCTCGACGGGGGCCGCAGCCGACAACGCCAACGTCCTCTGCGGACACGTCGAGGGAGACGCCAAGGGCTTGCCGGAATTCTCCTGGGCGCCCCACTACCCCGGCGGCGCGGTGCAGGGCAAGGTCACGACGGGAGCCCTGGCCAAGGGGCTCAAGCTCTGGGGCCGGATGGGCCATCCCTGCGGCCGCGATTTCGTCGCCGCCGAATTCGTCAAGGCGCGGCCCGAGTGGGCCTGGCAGATTCCTTATCTCAAGGACATGAAGGCCAATCCCTGGACGCTGTTTGAAGCCAAGAAGTAA
- a CDS encoding dienelactone hydrolase family protein — protein sequence MTKAGRFLALPLLVLAAIGAVGMSAGQAQASPAVVPAPPAAPALGEALSYLDPAILSPDEHGLLLVSSHAGSLRGRFNVPVLRKLLDPVRRGMTLVVLDQEYALDRSGLDWLPAPLRVENRRERMFDPAGFLCLPKIEDAEILQQSFLPSSGWDIAANGAAAELTLSRGRVILLQARLLDRLQIPAASAALEIVLTSGGRDKPVVVVDAGTGGADEASTAVTDFMAARGIPFLTLGQVIAAKQGESADKPFPARLDDDDLLGSLGLRGDQMANAFLEKKVKAAAALPAPATREEFEKRRAAARPELLKDLGLDPLPKRTPLKARVTGVLPRRGYRIEKVVFESRPGFSVTAHLYVPDGAAGRKLPVIVNPHGHWGYKKNEPTVQSRLIGQVLHGYLAIVVDSPGFSFEGDKRIERREAGTHDDLRLILGSQNATSVYVWDLVRTLDYLATRPEADMTRIGLTGASGGGLATMWAFAAEPRFTCAASVVYASSLEINPNNGCLCNHVPGSLGLGDRADVIAVRAPAPILIIGAEEDVEFPAAGMRLTDEKLRRLWGLFGKSEDAWLRMFPGGHDYSRPMRETALGFFDKYLRGVGDGAPVPEPAFETEPPNSPELFVLAVPPAKATTMRDIARGMFDRSPKDKSPMAYIRLNGGLPTAVPTEPKRLDENGGKIRAVFDSEPGLTLPALLWPAEGRPKALVVLVGEKGKAAAVDEFPIGRLIKAGISCLAVDPRGIGEVKGIELRYTTYLGQAPAFGMGWDIARAAAAFAPAGIPVAVVGRGPAAGQAAMAAALIEPRIGFAAGLATLETYADAFRDDVPPLAIQPRANYAPPLKSLRKAIRAETVWSFLGRPEPDWLSSLLDWAGK from the coding sequence ATGACCAAAGCCGGACGATTCCTCGCCCTCCCGCTCCTCGTCCTCGCCGCGATCGGCGCCGTCGGGATGTCCGCCGGGCAGGCCCAGGCCTCCCCCGCCGTCGTCCCCGCCCCACCCGCCGCACCGGCTCTCGGCGAAGCCCTGTCCTATCTCGATCCGGCCATCCTCTCGCCCGACGAGCATGGACTTCTTCTCGTCTCTTCGCACGCCGGGAGCCTCCGCGGGCGTTTCAACGTCCCGGTCCTGCGGAAGCTCCTCGACCCCGTGCGCCGGGGCATGACCCTTGTTGTCCTCGACCAGGAATACGCCCTGGATCGTTCCGGCTTGGATTGGCTGCCCGCGCCGCTGCGCGTCGAAAACCGCCGCGAGAGGATGTTCGACCCGGCCGGATTCCTTTGCCTGCCGAAGATCGAGGATGCCGAAATCCTGCAGCAGAGCTTCCTGCCGAGCTCGGGCTGGGATATCGCGGCGAACGGCGCGGCGGCCGAACTGACCCTAAGCCGCGGCCGGGTCATTCTTCTTCAAGCCAGGCTTCTTGACCGCCTGCAGATTCCAGCGGCTTCCGCCGCCCTCGAGATCGTCCTGACCTCGGGGGGACGGGACAAGCCGGTCGTGGTCGTCGACGCCGGGACGGGAGGCGCCGACGAGGCCTCGACGGCCGTGACCGATTTCATGGCCGCCCGCGGCATCCCCTTCCTGACCCTGGGCCAGGTCATCGCGGCCAAACAGGGCGAAAGCGCCGACAAGCCCTTCCCGGCCCGATTGGACGACGACGACCTTCTGGGCTCGCTGGGCTTGCGCGGCGATCAGATGGCCAACGCCTTCCTGGAAAAGAAGGTCAAGGCGGCGGCGGCTTTACCCGCGCCGGCCACGAGAGAGGAATTCGAGAAGAGGCGGGCGGCCGCCCGGCCCGAGCTCTTGAAGGATCTCGGCCTCGATCCCCTGCCCAAGCGCACCCCGCTCAAGGCCCGGGTCACCGGCGTCCTGCCGCGGCGGGGCTATCGCATCGAGAAGGTCGTCTTCGAAAGCCGGCCCGGATTTTCCGTCACCGCCCACCTCTATGTCCCCGACGGCGCCGCCGGGCGCAAGCTGCCCGTCATCGTCAACCCGCATGGGCACTGGGGCTATAAGAAGAACGAGCCGACGGTGCAATCGCGGCTGATCGGCCAGGTCCTCCACGGCTACCTGGCCATCGTCGTCGATTCGCCCGGATTCAGCTTCGAGGGCGACAAGCGCATCGAGCGCCGCGAGGCCGGCACGCACGATGATCTGCGCCTGATCCTTGGCTCCCAGAACGCGACCAGCGTCTACGTCTGGGACCTCGTCCGGACGCTGGACTATCTGGCCACCCGGCCCGAGGCGGACATGACCCGGATCGGGCTGACCGGGGCGTCGGGCGGAGGCCTGGCCACGATGTGGGCCTTCGCCGCCGAGCCGCGCTTCACCTGCGCCGCCAGTGTCGTCTATGCCAGCAGCCTCGAGATCAACCCCAACAACGGCTGCCTCTGCAACCACGTCCCCGGCTCACTCGGGCTGGGCGACCGGGCCGACGTCATCGCCGTGCGAGCTCCCGCGCCCATCCTGATCATCGGGGCCGAGGAGGATGTCGAATTCCCGGCGGCCGGCATGCGGCTCACCGACGAGAAGCTTCGCCGGCTATGGGGGCTTTTCGGCAAGTCCGAGGACGCCTGGCTGCGGATGTTTCCGGGCGGCCACGACTACAGCCGGCCGATGCGCGAGACTGCGCTCGGCTTCTTCGACAAATATCTCCGCGGCGTCGGCGACGGCGCCCCGGTCCCTGAACCGGCTTTTGAGACCGAGCCCCCGAATTCGCCCGAGCTGTTCGTCCTGGCCGTTCCGCCCGCCAAAGCCACGACCATGCGGGATATCGCCAGGGGCATGTTCGACCGCTCCCCCAAAGACAAGTCGCCCATGGCCTATATCCGATTGAACGGCGGCCTTCCAACGGCTGTACCAACCGAACCCAAGCGGCTGGATGAAAACGGGGGCAAGATCCGAGCCGTCTTCGACTCCGAGCCGGGGCTTACGCTCCCGGCCCTTCTTTGGCCGGCCGAGGGAAGGCCGAAGGCTCTCGTCGTCCTGGTCGGGGAGAAAGGCAAAGCCGCCGCGGTCGACGAATTTCCGATCGGCCGCCTGATCAAAGCGGGGATCTCCTGCCTGGCCGTCGATCCGCGCGGCATCGGGGAGGTCAAGGGGATCGAGCTGCGCTACACGACCTACCTCGGCCAGGCGCCGGCGTTCGGCATGGGCTGGGACATCGCCCGGGCCGCGGCCGCCTTCGCGCCGGCGGGGATTCCGGTCGCCGTGGTCGGGCGCGGCCCCGCGGCCGGCCAAGCCGCGATGGCCGCCGCCCTGATCGAGCCGCGCATCGGTTTTGCGGCGGGATTGGCCACGCTGGAAACCTACGCCGACGCCTTCCGCGACGACGTCCCCCCGCTGGCTATCCAGCCCCGGGCCAATTACGCTCCGCCGCTCAAATCGCTGCGGAAGGCGATCCGGGCCGAGACCGTCTGGAGCTTCCTGGGCCGGCCCGAGCCGGACTGGCTTTCCTCCCTGCTCGATTGGGCCGGGAAATAA
- a CDS encoding aldo/keto reductase, with the protein MTIPLRRLGKSDLMVTPVGLGCWQFSQGRGLMKYWPALPEEEIEAIVAASLDGGINWFDTAEAYGNGASEKQLSRVLQKAGRLPSDVIVATKWMPVLRRAKSIGETIAERIECLAPFPIDLYQIHNPTSLSSTEKQVRAMAALVKAKKIRYVGVSNFGAGRMREAHRVLAEEGIPLVSNQVHYSLMHRKIETSGVLDAAKELGISIIAYSPLEQGVLTGRFHDDPGQLKALAGMRKWRGFYRHKALAKSRELIDALKDVASRHGATPAQVALNWLFSFSGDAVVVIPGATKRTQAESNTKSMTFTLGSAELACLDEISRPLRDE; encoded by the coding sequence ATGACGATCCCTCTGCGCCGGCTCGGAAAATCCGATCTGATGGTCACCCCGGTCGGGCTGGGCTGCTGGCAGTTCAGCCAGGGCCGAGGCCTGATGAAGTATTGGCCCGCCCTGCCCGAGGAGGAGATCGAAGCCATCGTCGCCGCCTCGCTCGACGGGGGCATCAACTGGTTCGATACGGCGGAGGCCTACGGCAACGGCGCCTCCGAGAAACAGCTCTCAAGAGTTCTGCAGAAAGCGGGGCGGCTCCCGAGCGACGTGATCGTGGCCACCAAGTGGATGCCGGTTCTGCGCCGGGCCAAGAGCATCGGCGAGACGATCGCGGAGCGTATCGAGTGCCTGGCCCCCTTCCCGATCGATCTCTACCAGATCCACAACCCGACCTCGCTGTCCTCGACCGAAAAGCAGGTCCGGGCCATGGCCGCCCTGGTCAAGGCGAAGAAGATCCGCTATGTCGGCGTCTCCAACTTCGGCGCCGGGCGAATGCGGGAGGCTCACCGCGTCCTGGCCGAAGAAGGCATCCCCCTCGTCTCGAATCAAGTCCATTACAGCCTGATGCACCGCAAGATCGAGACAAGCGGCGTGCTCGACGCAGCCAAGGAGCTGGGCATCTCGATCATCGCCTATTCCCCGCTCGAGCAGGGTGTCCTGACCGGCCGCTTCCACGACGACCCCGGCCAGCTCAAGGCCCTCGCCGGCATGCGCAAGTGGCGGGGCTTCTATCGTCACAAAGCCCTGGCGAAGAGCCGCGAGCTGATCGATGCCCTGAAGGACGTCGCCTCGCGGCACGGGGCCACACCGGCCCAGGTCGCCTTGAACTGGCTGTTCAGCTTCAGCGGCGACGCCGTGGTCGTCATCCCGGGCGCCACGAAAAGAACCCAGGCCGAGTCCAACACTAAGTCGATGACTTTCACTCTCGGCTCGGCCGAGCTGGCCTGCCTGGACGAGATCTCGCGGCCGCTGCGGGACGAATAA
- a CDS encoding SPFH domain-containing protein, with the protein MINIQEKSVFQVNGWAMVVVIVALFAGAFSILIGVKPDQTFTPTLGAAILLLLTGGLLIPGFFIIHPNESKVFTFVGKYVGTAHRPGFHWANPFTIKKRVTLRIVNLDSQKIKVNDARGNPIEIAAVIVWHVVDTAKAVFNVDNYKNFVAIQSETAVRQLATHYAYDSHEKDQESLRANTEEIAAKLREQVQERLDISGVRVVEARISHLAYAPEIAQVMLRRQAAEAIIAARRQIVDGAVGMVEMALEHLEAKNVVHLDDEKKAAMVNNLLVALVSESEVQPIINTGTLYS; encoded by the coding sequence ATGATCAACATCCAGGAAAAGAGCGTCTTCCAGGTCAACGGCTGGGCGATGGTGGTCGTCATCGTCGCCCTGTTCGCGGGCGCGTTTTCGATCCTCATCGGCGTCAAGCCCGATCAGACTTTTACACCTACGCTGGGAGCGGCCATCTTGCTGTTGTTGACCGGCGGCCTGCTCATCCCGGGCTTTTTCATCATCCACCCCAACGAATCCAAGGTCTTCACCTTCGTCGGCAAGTACGTCGGCACGGCGCACCGGCCAGGATTCCACTGGGCCAACCCATTCACCATCAAGAAGCGGGTGACTTTGCGGATCGTCAACCTCGACAGCCAGAAGATCAAGGTCAACGACGCCCGCGGCAACCCGATCGAGATCGCGGCCGTCATCGTCTGGCACGTCGTCGACACGGCCAAGGCCGTCTTCAACGTCGACAACTACAAGAACTTCGTGGCCATCCAGAGCGAGACGGCCGTGCGCCAGCTGGCCACCCACTACGCCTACGACTCGCACGAGAAGGACCAGGAGTCGCTGCGGGCCAACACCGAGGAGATCGCCGCCAAGCTCCGCGAGCAGGTCCAGGAGCGGCTCGACATCTCCGGCGTCCGCGTGGTCGAAGCCCGCATCTCCCACCTGGCCTATGCGCCCGAGATCGCCCAGGTCATGCTCCGCCGCCAGGCGGCCGAGGCCATCATCGCCGCCCGCCGCCAGATCGTCGACGGCGCCGTCGGCATGGTCGAGATGGCCCTGGAGCATCTGGAAGCCAAGAATGTCGTCCACCTGGACGATGAGAAGAAGGCCGCCATGGTCAACAACCTGCTGGTGGCCCTGGTCTCGGAGTCCGAGGTCCAGCCGATCATCAACACGGGGACGCTGTATTCTTGA